TCTTTCGGACGTGTGGCGCGCAAGCATGGCGCCCAGGCATGCACGCCTGTGACCGTCTTTTTGGCAGCAGCGTGCGCCTTTGGGCGATATTGCCCGACCGTGCACGTTCGTGGCTATTTGCTCGCCCAGCAGCGTGCACGTTTGGGCACCGTGCTTTGATTTATCGCCTTCCTATCCCCAGCAGATTATTCGCTCGCGTATAATCGGGCGCATACCACGCATGCCATGACGCGAGAGAGGACTCGAGATGCATCATCCCCTTGAAGATGTGCAAGACTTTTCCGACAGCTGTATTCGATGCGGCCTGTGCGCTCGGACCGATTGCGGAAACTTTTCGAATGGCGAGCCGTGTCTCGGCGAACTGTGCGAGTCTCTCCTCAATGGCGAAGATACCTGGGATTACGTGCCTTTCACCTGCGCGCTGTGCAACCGCTGTACGATCAGCTGTCCGGTCGATTTGCGTGCGTCCCGTGCCAACAAGCCGCTCAGGGCGTTGCTACTCAAGCAGAAACCCGAGCTTAAACCGCTCTATCGCAAGTTCAGGACCGATCTCAAGCACAACGTCTTTTCGTCGTTGCGTGCCCGTGACAGTGGTGACATCAACGATGTCATCTACATTCAAGGCGAGGCGGACCTTGGGGGTGTGGCCGACCACACCGCGTTCTTCCCGGGGTGCGCGCTCTACGCCTATGCCCCTGAACTCACGGCGAAGGTCTCGCAATGGCTGCGTGACGAGCAGATTGCCGCATATACCCTCACGATTTGCTGCGGCGCGACATTCTATGACGTTGGCTTCTATGACGAGTTCGATGCCTATCGCGAGCGCGTGCAGGCATTCTTGCGCGAGAGGGAAATCGAGCATCTCGTCGTGACGTGCCCGCACTGCGCGCATATCCTCCCGCAGCTCGTAGAAGGTATGGGCATCGACCTCGTGCGTCTGCCCGACCTGCTTGTCGAGCGCGGCATGATATCCGAGAGCGATGAGACGATAACCTTCCATGATGCCTGCTATGACCGCAGCGCAGGTGTTTTTGGCAATGCCGCACGTGCGCTGTTCGATAAGGCGGACATCAAGCCCATGCCCCATGAGAAGCGTGATAGCCTGTGCTGCGGCGGAGGCGGTATGGTGAGCGTGTATGCCCCGGACTATTGCGTCTATCGGCGCAACCAACGCCTTGCGGAGATTGACGGTGTGGAGGTTGATCGCGTGCTTTCGACCTGCTTCTCCTGCGTTAACTCCCTGCAACGCGGTATCGGCAGCACGCCCGTCCAGCATTATCTCGAGCAGATATTCGACTGTCCCGTCGATTGGGGCAAGGTCTATGCAAGCGTCGATGCGCTTTTCGCCGACCCTGAGTACGAGAGGCTTTGCGAAAGCGACGAGCTGACGATTGTGGATTAGTCGTCCCTGCCGGTGCCGTGTTGTAACCGGAAGGTGACGGCGCTTGCCGGGTTCATGCAGTACAATTGCGAGCTATGACTACCGAGATTCGCAAAACCAATTGCCATTACTGCGGATACCTGTGCGCGTTCGACGCAACGCTCGAGGATGGCCGCGTTGTCGATTTCACGCCGGATCCCACACGTTATCCGTACGACACGAGCGTGGCGGCGCGCTGTTGCCGCTGGCCCCTCAACCTCGAGAAGCTCTACGACGAGGACACGCGCGTCAACTATCCCCTGAAGCGCATAGGGCCGCGCGGTGGCGGTGGGTTCATCCGCGTGAGCTGGGACGAGGCACTTGACGATATCGCATCGCGCTTGCGCCTGCTCATCGACGCACACGGGCCGTGGACGGTGGCGAGTGCCATCGGTGGGCCGCATGCGGTCTACTGGCCATTGCATCGCTTCATGAGCTTCATCGATAGCCCCAACAACATGGGCATTGGTCCCATCTGCTGGAATCCTCGTATCTGGATGGACACGATGACGTATGGCTGGTCGGTCGAATGCGACTTCAGGCCCGACCTCACCGAGTGCCTCATGCTGTGGGGTACCAACCCGGCCGAGTCGGACAACTCGCTGTTCTGGCGCAATATCGCCGATTACGTCCGCAACGATGGCAAGCTCATCATCATCGATACGCGGCTATCCATGACGGCGGCAAAGGCAACGTTGTGGCTTGCGCCCTTCCCGGGCACCGACCTCATCCTTGCCTATGCGTTTGCGCGCGTCATCATCGAGGAAGACCTCTACGACCACGATTTCGTCGAGGAGTGGTGTTTTGGCTTCGATGAGTTCAAGGCCGCTGCCTTCGAACGCACGATAGACGAAGCGGCGCAGATCACGCAGGTGAGTGCCGACGACATACGCGCGGCGGCTCGCATGTACGCGACGAGCAAGCCCGCAGGCCTGCTTTCGGGACGCGGCGTCGACCAGATTGGCCCCAACACCGCACCGCTGCATCGCGTTATTGCGGCGCTACGTGCCATTACGGGCAACGTGGATGTGCTGGGCGGCAACGTCCTCAACGAGGCGCCGAGCTTCATGAGCGAACTCGAGCTCGAGGATAGCGCGCTGCTCTCGGCCGAAGCGCGTGCCCACGGTCTCAACGAGCCTGACTGCGGCATACAGAGCTACACGGGCTGGGAGCTCGCCGACGAGCGCACCGGCAAGCTGGGACGTCACCTGCCCATGCGCTATCTCACCTCCGCGCTGCCCGCGCGTGTGTGGAACGCGACCATCACCGGCAAGCCCTATCGCGTGAGCGCGCTCATCGTCGATGGTGCCAACCCGCTTGTCACCTACGCCGATACGCAACTTGTCATGGAGGCGTTCAAGGCGATGGATCTCATCGTCGTGCTTGAGTTCATCATGACCCCCACGGCCCTCATGGCCGATTACGTCCTGCCCGCTGCCGCCGCCGTCGAGCATCCGTGTTTCCAGGCGATGGGCGGCGTTTCCGACTTCTGCTACGGCGGCCCGGCCGCTGTCGAGCCACAGTTCGAGCGTCGCGAGGATTACGTGATTTTGCGCGATCTCGCATTGCGCATGGGCTGCGACGAGGCCCTGTGGCCGGCTCACGACCTGACCGAGGAGCTTGCGCGCACGATTGCCCCGACGGGCATGAGCTGGGAGGACTTCACCATCACCGGTCTGTGCGGTGGACCTGCGCACTACTTCAAGCACCTCGAGCCTGACGAGGTCACGGGCAAGCCGCGTGGCTTCGCGACCGAAAGCGGCAAGGTCGAGCTCGCCATTCCCTTCCTGCAGCGACGCGGGGCCGATATGGTCGCGCGCTTTACGCCGGTACCCGGCGTGCATGTGGACGCATGTAACGATGCTGACTGCGTCACGCTTGTCACAGGAGCACGCAAGCAGCCCTACTGGGCTTCCTCGTACTTCGAGGTGCCGTCCATGCGCGCGCGTCATCCGCAGCCAACGGTCGAGATGTCGCAGGCGACAGCCGAACGTCTGGGTCTTGCCGAGGGCGACGCTTGCCTCATCTCGCGACAGGACACACCGGACGTTGAGGTGCTCCAATACGTGCATATCACGAATATGCTTGACGATGTCGCCTCGGCCGAATACGGATGGTGGTACCCTGAGGCAATCGAAGACGCTCCCGACTTCGAAGAGTGCTTCAAATCGAATATCAACCTGCTTACGCGCGGTACCGTCGAGGGCGTGCGCGAGCCGCTTATAGGCACGTGGATATACAACGGCATTCCCTGCCGCATCAGGAAGAAGGAGTAACACCCATGCAGAAGAAGTACGCGATTCTCATCTTCTCCAAACCGCCGATTCCCGGTCTGGTCAAGACGCGCCTCACCGTCGAGCGCGGCGGAGGCTTTACCCAAGAGCAGGCGGCCCAGTTCTTCAAGCGCAGCCTATGGGACGTGACGGAACTTGCCATGTGGTGCATGGACGACCTCGAGGCTCTCAATCGCGAGGAACGCGAGGCTGACCCGGCAGCCCCCGAGCGTAGCTACGACCTCTTCATCTCCACGACGCCCGAGAAGAACGTCGCCCTCATGAAGGAGACGATCGAGGAGATTGGCCAGTGGCCGCGTGAGATTCACTACATGTACGACCGCGGTGCAACCTTCGACGATCACTTCGACATGGCCTTCAAGGAGATTTTCGACCAGGGCTACGAGGCCATCGTCTCCATCGGCGCCGACATTCCCACGCTGCCGCGCGCGCACGTGACCCAGGCCTTCCAGTGGCTCATCTACTTTGCCGAAGTACTCGGCACGCCGGGCTTCGTGCAGGCGCCGTGCCAGGAGTGCGGCACCTCGCTCGTCGGTTTTAACTTTGATACGCCCATCAACCACCAGGGCATCTACTACAACATGACGGGACGCCCCGCGCTCGATGGCTACGTCGAGAAGCTCGTCGAGGAGGGCATTCCCAACGCATACCTCGCACCTGTCGCCGATGTCGACGAAGTCGAGGACCTCGCGCACTGCCTGTCATGCGCCCGCGCCCTGCGTACGGCATCCGAGTACCAGACGGGCATCTACGTGCCCAAGCGCGTGCTGCAGTGGGCCGACTTCCTCGGTCTCAAGCCGCATGCCGCGCCCAACGAGAATCATGACCCGCGCCAGTATCTGGATGACGTGGAGGACGGTGCCGATGCGCCCGCGCACGAGCCGGAAGAGACCGAAGGGATACTCCGGTAGAGCTACCTCCGTATAGTAAAAGGGCAATTATGACTAAGAAGCGACTACTCCATACGGCGCATGCGCTGTGTCCGCATTGCCTCAAGCAGCTCAAGGCCGACATCTACGCAGATGACGATGGCAAGGTCTGGATGACGCGTACCTGCCCCGAGCATGGCGAGACCGTCACCTACGTATGGCCCGATGCCGAGCATTACGAATGGCTGCGCTCGATGCGCGTCGCGCCGACGGCCCCCAAGTGCCGCGACTACGCAATCGAAGACGAGTGCCCCAAGAGTTGCGGGCTGTGCAAGCGTCACCTGCGTCGTGGCACGCTTGTGGAGATCGAGGTCACGCGCCGCTGCAACGCCAAGTGCCCCGTGTGCTTCATGAGTGCGGACTTTCCAAGCGACGGCATCACCTTTAACGAGATCGAGGGCCTCATCACGACGCTTGCCGAGAAGGTTGGCCCCGAGACGGGCCTGCAGATCACCGGTGGCGAGCCGACGGTGCGCAGTGACCTGCCCGAGATCGTCATGTGCGCACGCCGCCACGGCTTCACCGGCATCGAGATCAACACGAACGGCATCGTGATCGGTCGCTCCAAGGATTACCTGCAGAAGCTTGTCGATGCGGGCATCACGGGCATCTATCTCTCTTTTGATGGCATTGACGAGGAGCCATACGAGGCTATCTGCGGCAAGGCGGCAATGCTTGCCGACAAGATGGCCGCCATCGAGAACTGCCGCGAGGTGGGCATCCAGGTGGTGCTGTGCATGACCATCGTCAAGGGCGTGAATGACGACCGCATCGGCGAGGTCATTGACTTTGCCTGGGAGAACTCCGACGTGGTGATTGGCGTGGCGCTGCAGCCAGCATTCACCTCGGGACGCTTCGAGCCGAGCGAG
This window of the Coriobacteriaceae bacterium genome carries:
- a CDS encoding (Fe-S)-binding protein, giving the protein MHHPLEDVQDFSDSCIRCGLCARTDCGNFSNGEPCLGELCESLLNGEDTWDYVPFTCALCNRCTISCPVDLRASRANKPLRALLLKQKPELKPLYRKFRTDLKHNVFSSLRARDSGDINDVIYIQGEADLGGVADHTAFFPGCALYAYAPELTAKVSQWLRDEQIAAYTLTICCGATFYDVGFYDEFDAYRERVQAFLREREIEHLVVTCPHCAHILPQLVEGMGIDLVRLPDLLVERGMISESDETITFHDACYDRSAGVFGNAARALFDKADIKPMPHEKRDSLCCGGGGMVSVYAPDYCVYRRNQRLAEIDGVEVDRVLSTCFSCVNSLQRGIGSTPVQHYLEQIFDCPVDWGKVYASVDALFADPEYERLCESDELTIVD
- a CDS encoding molybdopterin-dependent oxidoreductase — encoded protein: MTTEIRKTNCHYCGYLCAFDATLEDGRVVDFTPDPTRYPYDTSVAARCCRWPLNLEKLYDEDTRVNYPLKRIGPRGGGGFIRVSWDEALDDIASRLRLLIDAHGPWTVASAIGGPHAVYWPLHRFMSFIDSPNNMGIGPICWNPRIWMDTMTYGWSVECDFRPDLTECLMLWGTNPAESDNSLFWRNIADYVRNDGKLIIIDTRLSMTAAKATLWLAPFPGTDLILAYAFARVIIEEDLYDHDFVEEWCFGFDEFKAAAFERTIDEAAQITQVSADDIRAAARMYATSKPAGLLSGRGVDQIGPNTAPLHRVIAALRAITGNVDVLGGNVLNEAPSFMSELELEDSALLSAEARAHGLNEPDCGIQSYTGWELADERTGKLGRHLPMRYLTSALPARVWNATITGKPYRVSALIVDGANPLVTYADTQLVMEAFKAMDLIVVLEFIMTPTALMADYVLPAAAAVEHPCFQAMGGVSDFCYGGPAAVEPQFERREDYVILRDLALRMGCDEALWPAHDLTEELARTIAPTGMSWEDFTITGLCGGPAHYFKHLEPDEVTGKPRGFATESGKVELAIPFLQRRGADMVARFTPVPGVHVDACNDADCVTLVTGARKQPYWASSYFEVPSMRARHPQPTVEMSQATAERLGLAEGDACLISRQDTPDVEVLQYVHITNMLDDVASAEYGWWYPEAIEDAPDFEECFKSNINLLTRGTVEGVREPLIGTWIYNGIPCRIRKKE
- a CDS encoding DUF2064 domain-containing protein, which gives rise to MQKKYAILIFSKPPIPGLVKTRLTVERGGGFTQEQAAQFFKRSLWDVTELAMWCMDDLEALNREEREADPAAPERSYDLFISTTPEKNVALMKETIEEIGQWPREIHYMYDRGATFDDHFDMAFKEIFDQGYEAIVSIGADIPTLPRAHVTQAFQWLIYFAEVLGTPGFVQAPCQECGTSLVGFNFDTPINHQGIYYNMTGRPALDGYVEKLVEEGIPNAYLAPVADVDEVEDLAHCLSCARALRTASEYQTGIYVPKRVLQWADFLGLKPHAAPNENHDPRQYLDDVEDGADAPAHEPEETEGILR
- a CDS encoding radical SAM protein, coding for MTKKRLLHTAHALCPHCLKQLKADIYADDDGKVWMTRTCPEHGETVTYVWPDAEHYEWLRSMRVAPTAPKCRDYAIEDECPKSCGLCKRHLRRGTLVEIEVTRRCNAKCPVCFMSADFPSDGITFNEIEGLITTLAEKVGPETGLQITGGEPTVRSDLPEIVMCARRHGFTGIEINTNGIVIGRSKDYLQKLVDAGITGIYLSFDGIDEEPYEAICGKAAMLADKMAAIENCREVGIQVVLCMTIVKGVNDDRIGEVIDFAWENSDVVIGVALQPAFTSGRFEPSEYAPYTAGDTIFALEEQTDGRIKVADIMPLGCSHPLCDTGTFLMPDGEGGYVPATRGLSSEEYMEYFDPTSPQGSVLPDILYKKGVNLYHGISVIIMNYMDAMTTTTERMAECSMTVAMKDGRVIPFCSYQMTNSAGERIYEMWGTGPSA